Genomic segment of Gammaproteobacteria bacterium:
GCCGACTGGGGCGAGAGCGATCCGCTGTCGGTGCCCAAAACCGCGCGCCTCATGCGGGAGCGGGGCATCGCTGAAACGGACGTGCGCAAGGTGTGCTATCAGAATGCCCTGAACGCCTACGGAAAGACGGGCGGCATGCGAGAAACTGACTGGCTGGACGCGGTGCCGATCGATCAACGCCAGCTCTACGACGGCAACTCGGTGCTGCGGGGGCAGGCGCCGCTGGTTAGCGGGAAATAAAAGTCCTGGCGCGGATCTGTAAATCATGAACGAAGCTGTCTGGCACGCAACGCGCTGGTGGCCGTGGGCGCAATTGATGCGCCCCGCCAATGTCGTCACCGCGCTGGCCGACGTGCTTGCCGGTTTCGCCGCGAGCGGTGCGGCAATGTCTCTTTTCGCGTCATCCGACCCTTCCGCAATCACCGCTCTCATGTGGCTGCTGATCGCCACCGCTGCGCTGTACGCGGGTGGCGTGGTGTTCAACGACGTGTTCGATGCCGAGCTGGATGCAATCGAGCGTCCGGAACGGCCGATCCCCAGCGGTCAGGTATCGCGCAGGGCGGCGGCGTCGTTCGGCACGCTGCTGTTGATCGGCGGCGTGCTTTCCGCGTGGCGGGTCTCGCCCTTTTGCGCAGCGTTGGCCGCCGCGGTCGCGTTAACGGCGATTACATATGACGTTTATGGAAAACATCATGAATGGCTGGGGCCGCTCAACATGGGCGCCTGTCGTGGCCTGAATCTTATTCTCGGCATGAGCGCCATCCCGGCGGCAGTGACTCACATCTGGTTTCTGGCGCTAATCCCGATTGTGTACATCGCCGCCATTACGCTCATCAGCCGCGGCGAAGTTCACGGTGGCACGCGCGCCGTTGGTGTAGC
This window contains:
- the eboC gene encoding UbiA-like protein EboC (EboC, a homolog the polyprenyltransferase UbiA, belongs to system of proteins involved in the trafficking of precursor metabolites to an extracytoplasmic compartment so that the biosynthesis of certain natural products, such as scytonemin, can be completed.), with translation MNEAVWHATRWWPWAQLMRPANVVTALADVLAGFAASGAAMSLFASSDPSAITALMWLLIATAALYAGGVVFNDVFDAELDAIERPERPIPSGQVSRRAAASFGTLLLIGGVLSAWRVSPFCAALAAAVALTAITYDVYGKHHEWLGPLNMGACRGLNLILGMSAIPAAVTHIWFLALIPIVYIAAITLISRGEVHGGTRAVGVAALGLMGTLVAGILLLGLTDGFTLTAAAPFLLLFAWYVVPAFVQAARQPMPERIRTAVKTGVIMLIALNAGLAAGFAGIGYGLIVLSLLPVSMGLARAFAVT